Genomic DNA from Dysidea avara chromosome 10, odDysAvar1.4, whole genome shotgun sequence:
gtgggtgttcaaaggcaccgctagGGGTTTAACTCaggaaatatcatgggaacgtggtttgctcatggctttgacagttcaaagatacgatacactttgacttgttatattgagcaacaCGGAGCGTTTAATTATGAGTTTGGGTTTACAGGTTAggctaggctcagtgtagttgctaattGGTTGACAGTTACCAAACGATGAATGATTTCCCTTGTTTTAAGTACttatgatccctactagcttgtaaaatttaTTGCAGTTGTCATTATACTTTAAGCAGTGAAATAAGCAATACTGTAATAGTGAATAAAATAAATACTTACCCAATCAAGCATTTCTCTAGTGTGTGCAGCTGAAACACATATCCTACTTCTTCCTTCATTAATAGGAGTAGCAGGATACCCAACTACCACTACTCCAAGGTTCCTTCTTAAACATTCTCTGCTAAATGCACTAGTGATAAATGAATAATAATACTACAGTGTACCATGAATGTTTATGTACTTACGGCATTTTTCCTGGTTGATATAGCAGGAGTGGAATAACAGGGGAGTGGTCATTTCCATACAAAACAAATCCCATTTCCTTGAGTCTGCGTCTAACATATCTGTACAAGCAGTAACAACCATATCATGATGTAAACCATTAAATGCCAAACTGTAacaaagttatgaaatcaaaggtggtatcCAAGAAatagctacaatgatgttaatgccaatcatttttTGTCATCATAAAAGCTGCATCTTTATTTCATAGCTTGGCTATGGCCATTAAGCATGCCAGTGCCATCAAAACAAGCAATCGCTTGAGCTAATGATAAGGTGGCAGCTGTCTTAGATATATCAGCAGATTGTAAGGAGCTGAATAGAGGGGTTATCAAACATAATTGCCCAAAGAGCATCGTAACATGGAACCTTTAAACAACTGCCTGCTAacttaaaaataaattacacaaaGAACCCAAAGTTCTCACTGAAGAATTGCAAGAAAAATGGAAGCGCATTGCAGTTccattgcacttatatacatgtGTTCTACAGGGACTGTTGTTAATACTGTTATAGTGATTGCTGGCATTTTATTACATGAAGATAGTGATTAATTATCAAGAGCTGATATAAACAAAGGCTGGCCAGATTACCTATTAAAGAATGGGCTTTGTGAAGAGATAAGttgccatgtagagagctctacaaacaagtcatgaGCTTCAAAAcagttatcctgtagaaagttcagcaacaaacaagacaccttgtagaaagtttacTACAGTACGTAACAAGTCTCTCTGTAGAGTGTTCGGCTAGACAGCTATgctacaagtcactctgtaaagagttcagctgaatTTCAAGTCAACCTATAGAGAtttaagctacatttcaagtcacctgTTAGACTGTTTAGCTCTATAACATAGAATATTTAGCAACACAATAAATATTACACACATTTGTAAAATTACAATGAACAACTAAATGGTTCAAATAGACCACAAAAAGTTAAAAGAAAAGGACGATTAAAAaggaagccccaaagccagccacaTGCCAGCTATGAGGCTTGCaataagtgatatctataccaaatagctacactgtgaaaaaggtgtggctcctcaaaaaggccaaggtgaaagaTTGTGCAGTCATAGAAATGCCTGTAAATACTAATGACGCTTATTTAAAATGAAAAttattggcattaacatcattgcaagcATTTCTTGGTTTCCACCTTTGATTTTTTCTTAGGGACGGAGAGGGttcacccttttttacagcttagctgtttacCACACATATACCATAGACACACAACACATAATGTCCTACCCAGTATTTTCAGCCAAAGCATCTATTCTCAATTTTCCTATTAGAAAagatttaatcaatcataacatGTGTTGTACACAAACAAATGCTCCACAGATGGCAGTACAAAATACCTTCACTGGTGCCATTCTCTCCCATAATAATTTTCATTGCAGATACAGCCATTTGTGCAATTGGAGGTGACATAGAAGTGGCATAAGTTGTTCCATAAGATGCTTGACGAAGAAAGTTCATAATTTTCTGGGGAAAAGACCAGAGAGCATAGGGTATGCATAGTTGAAACTATATGGGACCATAtaatctgtacaagttccatatTGTTGTTGAATGACTAGTGATGTAATTCACAATTTGTTCAACTAGTGCTACTTAACCCATGGGTAAGAATCACTACTCTGTTTGTTATAAAGCATTTAACAATTGAAAATTGTTACTAAAACTTAAAGCAATTTCTGGTGCTTAGAAAAGTTAAGCCATTATGCAATCCAGCTGAGTGCTCAATGATTAGCCATAGTAAAACCAATAAAATTATATATGCTATAGCTGATAATGGCTCTTATATGTAGGACATACATATACAGTAGAGCACCTCAAGTCATGTAGCTATTCCAtgaaacctattgtaaaacctGCATCAAAGATGACATGATaattatgtgttacttataGCCAGGGTTAGAAGGCAGCAACCAGCAAGTGCATAGCATATACAATAGAAGTAGAACCTGCATGAGTTAAGGTAGTACATATGTTATGCTCCTCTATGTACAAGCAGCCTTTAAAAATATATTCAAAACAGCTAAAGTAAACCTACACCCATTTTCTAACTATACAAAACAACATAGCACCATAATCACAAACACCATCAAGTATACTGTGCATATATAGAGAGATTCTCTGCAATGACACATACATGGCTAGCAGCAACATAGCCTCCAGAACTGCCAAAACTTTTGGTGAATGTTCCCATGAGAATATCCACTTCAGAAGGATCAATACCATAGTATTCACATACTCCACGACCTGTTGGTCCCAATGCTCCAATACTGTGAGCTTCATCAACATATAAATATGTCTAAAAATGATCACAGAAATGCTGCTTCAATATGGTAGTAAGGATTACTGTATGAAGATCTGAGCTTTCCCTGctcaaaaatatcaccccaaacctttccttcatgacagcttggcaggtTAATTAGGCTAGAAATTATAATCTTTTTCATGTAATAAATGATgccatgcgtgcgtgcgtgcgtgcgtgcgtgcgtgcgtgcgtgcgtgcgtgcgtgcatgtgtgtgtgtgtgtgcatgtgtgtatgcacGTGTGTGTATCTATCTGTAACTGAGTGTATGTGGTTGCCTTTCTGAAATGGGTAAAAACATGGTATTTAATAAGCATGTCAACTTATAAAACAGCAATGACCTTACTTTATACTTTTTCTTTAATCTGACAATCTCTGGTAACTTTAAAATTGTACCTTCCATACTATTAAAACAAACAGTATAAAAGTACATTAGAGTTAgacacaaacatacacattcACAATGTTTGCAATACAAGAATCTGTGGTGGTGGtgtaacaaacaaacaaacaaaaaatcaCGTATTCTTAAGCTTGCAGGCACAAAACAGGAAACTAAAAGGATTACAGGAGTACTAGGAATGAGTAACTGTGttgctataaaacacatacagtggatcctcagttatctgaacacctacGTTTCAGTTAAACAAAGGTATTCAAATAAGtcttcagataactgaagcccattgatcTAAATGAGTTCAGTTCACTTACTCTATAATAGAatgtaatataacagtcatgATCACTATGGCCAAGGTGTTAGGATAACTACTCAGGATCCACTGTAATTCATATTTGTCAAGCTAAAATTTACAATTCTATTAAGGTTGTTATGTATTGACAAGTAGTAATTCTCTGACACTGTATCAAAGTGACTATTGTTAAATATGTGACctactgagcaaaaactggccattttcgcacattcctcgaattcaattttattacatctctgtaatctacagtaacaaaagagtggacagccaaagttttagccttttattatgaatggtcttggagttatagcactagacagctggaacagtgataaacttgatttgtacagcaacaatacaggaaataaattacagacgcTTAGATAATCGATCCTATCTCACAATTAaaacaagctacgaagatgggacttggctcaatcaGTGCACCATGAATTGGAAAATCAAGTAAGGTATAGTTCTTCCCTGTAATTCTTCGTGTTGACAAATAAGAAagccattccaactaagaaatgacaATGGTGGACATCATttttactgcatcgtaaacaaCATAACTCACATATTCTTTGCTGTGTGAACATGAAACAAAGCTTTTTGTACTTTCCATAAACAGGCGAATCCAATgatgtataggttttattaatTAGAGTCTAATTTCAGTGCGTATGTATGCGATTAAAGCGTGTGTAAATTTTTCACACAGCACATGTATTTTTATCCAATGTATTTCAGTACAGGCAAACTAGATTTTGAGAAAACGTCCAGTTTTCGCTCAgtaggtcacatatgtgactggatctacgaaaaccgttcttatcgcccaagacaggaagtttgattttttcacacaaacgcaaagcttaatgaatgcactatcaagtttcactgccacagtcgaccagagtaaagtggtctgcttttgctggctgcttttctagagcacagtggcgagccgtacgagtggtctggggtcttgatggagccctggccaaccaggagatggctgtgtgtggctgtacagctctgtggtgttggacaatgacctgtgctgtaaatttcctttcattttagccagttctgagccctgaatggcctataacttggcctaattcatcccagcacgtctcttttcaatttttgaacaccatcttgcccgccttccagggccccccgcctcccacccttctggagctcgcctgatacagacaacctcggtttaaaaactatctaaaacggcgggaaacttagctgttgactacttcttcagtggatgatcaggaaggtaagaaattgttgtgaaacgtgtgaaaatttggtatgcgtagctaccaccattggccagctacaacacacagaatatttaaaaccgacgtttctcgatacttttaaatgggcgataagaccggttttcccagagacagtcacatatgttaaaaatattttttgcaGCAATAGCTGGATTAGATTAAACTGAGATTACTGAAGTCTGACAGAAAATTCAGCTGTTTGCATGAACGATTCTAGGCAGTAGGTGTGACAAAAAATCGCACTATATTTGTGCACAACTTTGTGACTATCTAACATGCTCACATCACCAGAGAATCATGTGCAAATTAGAAGTAAGTGTTCGTTTACAAATTTCCACACATATTCTATATACATCTAAATTTAATTTCCAAGTCATATCTGAGTACACATACTTTGCCACGCTTGCATCTAATTATTCCAAACCAATTTAGACAATATTTTTGACTTATATGATCCAATTTAGTTGCTGTAAGTTCTTCAGCGGTGACTTCTTCACCATGCCAGCTACTACTGTAAGATCACAACACCCGAGAATCATGTGCAAATTAGATGTAAGTGTGTGTTTACAAATTACCACACATATTCTACATCTAAATTTAATTTCCAAGTCATATCTGAGTATGCATACTTTGCCATGTTTTCATCTAATTATTCCATACCAATTTAGACAATATTTTTGGATTATATGATCCAAATTAGTTGCTGTGAGTTCTTCAGCGGTTACCTCTTCATCATGCCAGCTACTACTGTAAGCAAAAGGGGTGCCAGCTATGTAACTTGCTTATAATGCACCCAAAACTGGGAGATGTTCTCCATTCCAGATTTGCTATCCATGGATGGTCTTTCAGTTCAGAGTGCTATCAGGAGATGCTCTCCTAGTGACTCCCACCCACACTGCCATTGGAGATGCTAAACTGCTGTTGAGTGTTACTCACTGGTCAGTGGCAGAAGAAGCAGTTCACGATTGGGGATGGGGTGAGCACAAGCAATGAGGGAACATATATTCCAATACAGAGGACTAGGTTTAATGACCAGTGGTAGCAGAACCTACAAACAGTTTAATCATGCAGTTTCATATGGGCTCCAGTCCTACTTtacaaaaatttaaaattaaatGTGCTCTGCACCTATCTAGCTATTGTGCACTATCATGTATGCACTTATTTAATGCTACGGCATAGAGAGATcaatatatgtaatacataaaCCATGACTAccaggtgtattgcacttatatacatcCCAAATCCGAAGACAAAGAaaatttactgttgataaaccccAAGGTGAAGCTTAggggtttatcaacagtaaatttCTTATGGAAGGATGTATATAGTGCAATACAATGAAGTAGCCACGGTTTATATGATAGCATGCCTCATAATTAACATGGAACACTAacacaccatacacacacaagCTAACTTAAAAAATGAACTCGCGCTTAATTCGATCACCACAATTTGGAATATTACAGCTAGTGATTGAGTTGGCCCCACAATGAACGATcaattgtgggacttagtaaacatattTCCGCATATCCCtaggacttgtccgttcataTCAACGAATGTAGGAGCAACGCACCCATCTTTGAAGTCAtgaggtatgtctataaaatgaatccagtggaTGGACTGGGGTGATTGGTCACCCTGTGCAGCACAGGCTATCAACCTTGGCTGATTGATTGTACTGGTGCCCACCACGCAGTGATCATCCATTACATAAAATGTGGCCTGCTTCTCTTTAATGAACTGTACATAAAGACCAGTTGCTGCTCACCAAATAACCCATTTATAGTTGCTGTTTCTATTATGTAATATGTTCCTCTATCCTCATATTATCAAAATAATCCAGCTAACTGGTTACATATTTATATGCACAGAAAGGACAACACTGTGCTGCAAATATATTGGGGACTACAACTGGATGTATTATCTGATGCACAGCAGCATCAAGTAAGGAAAGTCCAGTACGTCAGTGCCCCCTCCTTGTTTATTGATGCTGCTAGGAATTAACAAGCCTATTAATCCTGCTGAATGCTGCGAAGTTTACATTCCGGGGCATGCATTCCTCTGTTGTCTCCAGTTCAGGCTACCATCAGGagatgttgttgctgttgtctCTGGGATTGATGGAGATtgggatgggagagcatctacTGATGGAAGTCTGGATGGCATCTTTTGATAGCAATCTGAACTGGAAACAGAGCAAACCACCATAGATGAACCACATTGCTACTAACATTCTGTTGCAACTGCTTGCCACTCTCAACTCCAATGGATATTGCCAACTTTGAGGACAACAGCTATGCCCTTGACCATTGTGTCACCTGTGTGCACAGGTTTTCATGTTGTCACTACTTGGCTACAAGAAATGGTCATGTGACACATCTTAATGGCAGCTCGCAAGGTCCACATCACcacattgctatatatatacagttCATTCATTCTTCTAAAGGACTCTGAGACAGCAAAGGATTGCACTTAGGTTATTTGCCTAGGTTTCCCCTGCTGGCTTCTGTTTTAAAGAGTTCAGAAGAACGGAGATGCTTCTCTGAATTCTTCCATTAAGAAGTCAAACTCCTACTTCTTACTTTAATTTGGCCCTTTGTTCAACTTTGCCAACAATGCCAAGGCCATACAGCATAGCAGGTGAGGTCCCTTGCACTTACCGAATCTGCTTTCCtcaatcaagaaattgtagatgCTGAAAATGAAGATCTGAACTGTACATCAGCCAATTATTGTAAAAAAACGAATaaagaaaacaaaacaaacattgAAGGTGTGCATATCAGTGATAACTAGACatctcaaatttggaatgctAAGTGCCCCACCCTGAGGGAGTGTACACAGCAAATACAATTGTTTCCGTTTAGGCATTACCAAGTTAAGGATGTGGAAAaacagtgttttcttggttcctgtttaataaatacacacttgtctgttgcttGCTTGCACTGGTCAAACGACACACTAATGTATGTCTTGAGCTTATACAAGGGATGCAACCCATGATAACATAATAAGGTACACTATAACATTCTTATCAAAGCAGAGAGCACAGACTACTATAATGTTAGAACTAACCTGTAAATTCCTTCCACAAGTAGAAATATTTTTTTCCATGGTCTGCGAGTTCTTGGTTGCCCTTCTACTATGGCTTTACGAAGCTCCTTCTCCAAATCATCCATGTCTTTCAAGAGAAAACCCTTGTAAAATACAcaaaacaacaatattattTACCATTATGCTTGAATTTCTGTATAGTAGCACCAGAGAGGCGAGCACCAAGTACAACTGATGTATGATTGCATGTATCACTTAATATTAAACAGCCCTATAATGAAAACAGACCTGAATAGTTAATgtgttgagctgagccctcaaaaacatttaataactaaCAATTAAAGGATGGAATTGCACATGTTCTTgaaattttgcttattttgtaGCTTGacttgctaaaaatatttcaaaagtcTTGTCTTTTCAAAAGCCATAAGTCTTTTCAAAAATCTTATGGCTTTGTTTAGGAAATTATTTTGATTGGtcaatatttatgaccaatcaaaataATTTCCTAAACAAAACCATAAGAGTGTACTATCTGTTTTTTTCCCTTTCCTGAACTTAAAATGGAGCCAAACTGAACAAGTATGCTCCGgacacctttactgtcaccactaacatggttggctgaaatgctaTGTTAATAATCATGCAtctcttgagaaaaatccacttttctttTTTAACTGTTTTCTCAGGGCTCAGCTAACTTACTTGCACTGTGCACACACACTATTGTATACACTATCTATAATATGTGTATGTGATCTGTACTATTATTGTAATCATCTAATACACATGTCTGATCAATGCTACGTTGTACATGCTATAGTTAACTATATACAACATACTTGATACtgtatacaaccaagtacttaGAATAATGTGACTAGAATCAAAAACTATAAGGCCTACAAACATATACTAACTGGAAATATAATCAATTATGAACAAAGACACAAACATATAATCATGCATCTTCATGTTGATGTTTAAAGAGGTACAACATGCCAGAAAACACTAACATTATGTGCACAGGCTAGCTGCTATGCCTACTGTTAAATTGCTGAGGAAATGGATTGGAATTGACTACTCACCATTCATTAAAGACGAAGTCAGTATATCTATTATGCAAGTTACTAAGTTTTCATGAGTGTTGCAGAGTTTTACTTCTTTACAGCCCATGCAGTCGCAGTTTTGCTCGGCAGCTGGCACTGTGAGAAAACTGACCACAGCTTAATTGGTGTGATAATGTAACAATGAATTTAGGTTTCTTTTAGCTTACGTAAGTTCACTACTCTGTGATATAAGTTGCACAAGttataactctaatagagcagtcactttgatGAAGAACTGCTGCACATGTGTACAGCATGACTGGGatgtgttgagaggctaatacagcacaaggtgaAGTTGGGTGCTGCATTAGTCTCAAGACACAACCCCCGCCCTCCCCTTCCCGAGTGCTGTGTATTTTTCGTATACACAAATATATATCACACAAGTATACATAGGTGGTGTTTTAAGTTCATTTCCTAGTCATCTTTCAGGTCATCTTGTTTAGAGCATTATGCTGAGTACCCAAACCAtttcaattttcagtgatcagactatcagtaagctTCTAGTTGTAGagctggtaggattagtttggctatttacaatgtcacaaacatgatcaattgtgctgtctaTTTGTAATCTTGTTTTTTGAAGGAACTCTCCTGTTAAGTAATGCATTGGCAGACCTTCAGCTGCATCATTATCTATTTACATACACTGGTCTATTACCTTTCCCATCAATGATGGAATATTTCCTGAGTTGGTAGCAAACCCCATTCCAAACACCATTGCGTCTTCTTTTCCAACAAATCGAGCAGTGAGGGCTTCTAGCTCtttcagtacagtagtactaccTTAGAGGTAACAAATCAATGTAATTTAATCACAGTAGTGGTTTATAAGAGATTAACTATGTTTTTGCCTAAATCCtaaatagaacactcaccttaGAAAGCTTCCCAACC
This window encodes:
- the LOC136268119 gene encoding serine palmitoyltransferase 2-like isoform X4, translating into MCKGWFETCTLFSEIVLGKLYPGTTSKVLNLGSYNYLGFAESGGPCVEDVVQRIKDDGVSSCCSRRDLGSTTVLKELEALTARFVGKEDAMVFGMGFATNSGNIPSLMGKGCLILSDTCNHTSVVLGARLSGATIQKFKHNDMDDLEKELRKAIVEGQPRTRRPWKKIFLLVEGIYSMEGTILKLPEIVRLKKKYKTYLYVDEAHSIGALGPTGRGVCEYYGIDPSEVDILMGTFTKSFGSSGGYVAASHKIMNFLRQASYGTTYATSMSPPIAQMAVSAMKIIMGENGTSEGKLRIDALAENTGYVRRRLKEMGFVLYGNDHSPVIPLLLYQPGKMPAFSRECLRRNLGVVVVGYPATPINEGRSRICVSAAHTREMLDWALHQIDIVGDVLHLKYNKISKWI
- the LOC136268119 gene encoding serine palmitoyltransferase 2-like isoform X1 gives rise to the protein MTVVEYASLCSKKTKTLQYGGIEVKGKHKIRKRNDDEFPDVHAAIAVTTFLSYYVLIIIGHIRDFLRKLNLLKRGKSAVKDDVFKLESDFSHFYTRNLYTRIRDCWNRPIASAPGSYMDVIDRYSDDYNLTFKYPGTTSKVLNLGSYNYLGFAESGGPCVEDVVQRIKDDGVSSCCSRRDLGSTTVLKELEALTARFVGKEDAMVFGMGFATNSGNIPSLMGKGCLILSDTCNHTSVVLGARLSGATIQKFKHNDMDDLEKELRKAIVEGQPRTRRPWKKIFLLVEGIYSMEGTILKLPEIVRLKKKYKTYLYVDEAHSIGALGPTGRGVCEYYGIDPSEVDILMGTFTKSFGSSGGYVAASHKIMNFLRQASYGTTYATSMSPPIAQMAVSAMKIIMGENGTSEGKLRIDALAENTGYVRRRLKEMGFVLYGNDHSPVIPLLLYQPGKMPAFSRECLRRNLGVVVVGYPATPINEGRSRICVSAAHTREMLDWALHQIDIVGDVLHLKYNKISKWI
- the LOC136268119 gene encoding serine palmitoyltransferase 2-like isoform X3, with amino-acid sequence MEIHILTSCEPFRCAKAGLKHAPYFLKLFWENCIYPGTTSKVLNLGSYNYLGFAESGGPCVEDVVQRIKDDGVSSCCSRRDLGSTTVLKELEALTARFVGKEDAMVFGMGFATNSGNIPSLMGKGCLILSDTCNHTSVVLGARLSGATIQKFKHNDMDDLEKELRKAIVEGQPRTRRPWKKIFLLVEGIYSMEGTILKLPEIVRLKKKYKTYLYVDEAHSIGALGPTGRGVCEYYGIDPSEVDILMGTFTKSFGSSGGYVAASHKIMNFLRQASYGTTYATSMSPPIAQMAVSAMKIIMGENGTSEGKLRIDALAENTGYVRRRLKEMGFVLYGNDHSPVIPLLLYQPGKMPAFSRECLRRNLGVVVVGYPATPINEGRSRICVSAAHTREMLDWALHQIDIVGDVLHLKYNKISKWI
- the LOC136268119 gene encoding serine palmitoyltransferase 2-like isoform X2 translates to MTVVEYASLCSKKTKTLQYGGIEVKGKHKIRKRNDDEFPDVHAAIAVTTFLSYYVLIIIGHIRDFLRKLNLLKRGKSAVKDDVFKLESDFSHFYTRNLYTRIRDCWNRPIASAPGSYMDVIDRYSDDYNLTFKYPGTTSKVLNLGSYNYLGFAESGGPCVEDVVQRIKDDGVSSCCSRRDLGSTTVLKELEALTARFVGKEDAMVFGMGFATNSGNIPSLMGKGFLLKDMDDLEKELRKAIVEGQPRTRRPWKKIFLLVEGIYSMEGTILKLPEIVRLKKKYKTYLYVDEAHSIGALGPTGRGVCEYYGIDPSEVDILMGTFTKSFGSSGGYVAASHKIMNFLRQASYGTTYATSMSPPIAQMAVSAMKIIMGENGTSEGKLRIDALAENTGYVRRRLKEMGFVLYGNDHSPVIPLLLYQPGKMPAFSRECLRRNLGVVVVGYPATPINEGRSRICVSAAHTREMLDWALHQIDIVGDVLHLKYNKISKWI